In a single window of the Streptomyces sp. NBC_00094 genome:
- a CDS encoding zinc ribbon domain-containing protein, with amino-acid sequence MVLPLAVTDPVDLDRLKNLFGAMWSVKRAVQRDARARVDAYWDARHERAGRGAKAVRQRLGLSREALERGAYRHLDGAGHVKHHATKALAMHMADEVWIGVQRHLFPDATGRRSGRPKPGRRHDLTRIPGRARSHMSENTWETFRLVGTLDGHFAAYAGDGQHVLMQPRRMPKPAIPEGRVPTGRQTATGKPGMRKANWWDHKGPLAVVFAGGSDGKRGDLVLPVRIPQGPGQWVRVQHFLGQPVRWHKVDLVRRRKVSAPGGWAYEAHLMVLGPGYSSPAVREMRDRAGRLDRIGGVDGNVSNLSIVSFPARLDGGAPKSTEIALTIAERARLEKETKQLRGRARALERSRRATNAKQYGLSDKQAARAQRRAENGLVPKTVTVPGGIRAARSDGVPQQAYRRDRLSANYREKRARQAECTASVAVRRRHRARRVAREIIAVHGPVHVVEDCDIRTWYRLWGKRLSQTAPGMLISTLKAECEAAGGRLVRASTWSTALSQYCLCGERVNKKLRDREHECTACGLTGKRDLVSAALAAFVRFTDVDDPKTAYLDTALSRQARITYAEALEEALRESTTPSPNAPWGAGRVAVPRQRGASAPRTAGQRNRATPDETRPRRDHAGKLGPRTGCGPQLTLW; translated from the coding sequence ATGGTGTTGCCGCTGGCCGTCACCGACCCCGTCGACCTTGATCGACTGAAGAACCTGTTCGGGGCGATGTGGTCGGTCAAGCGGGCCGTTCAGCGGGATGCCCGTGCCAGGGTGGACGCCTACTGGGATGCCAGGCACGAGCGTGCGGGACGGGGTGCGAAGGCCGTGCGGCAGCGCCTCGGCCTGTCTCGTGAGGCCCTGGAGCGCGGCGCCTACAGGCACCTGGACGGCGCCGGGCACGTGAAGCATCACGCCACCAAGGCCCTCGCGATGCACATGGCCGATGAGGTGTGGATCGGCGTGCAGCGTCACCTGTTCCCTGATGCGACCGGTCGGCGTTCCGGACGGCCGAAGCCCGGCCGTCGGCACGACCTCACCCGCATCCCCGGCCGGGCTCGGTCGCACATGAGCGAGAACACATGGGAGACCTTCCGCCTGGTCGGCACGCTCGACGGCCACTTCGCGGCCTACGCCGGCGATGGGCAGCACGTGCTGATGCAGCCCCGCCGGATGCCGAAGCCCGCCATCCCCGAGGGTCGTGTGCCCACGGGGAGGCAGACGGCCACCGGGAAGCCGGGCATGCGCAAGGCGAACTGGTGGGACCACAAGGGCCCCCTCGCCGTGGTGTTCGCCGGAGGGTCGGACGGCAAGCGGGGCGACCTCGTGCTCCCGGTCCGTATCCCTCAAGGACCGGGCCAGTGGGTACGCGTACAGCACTTCCTCGGCCAACCGGTCCGCTGGCACAAGGTGGATCTCGTGCGGCGCCGGAAGGTGTCCGCGCCGGGTGGCTGGGCATACGAGGCGCACCTCATGGTGTTGGGCCCCGGATACTCTTCCCCGGCCGTCCGTGAGATGCGTGACCGCGCCGGGCGGCTCGACCGGATCGGCGGGGTGGATGGCAACGTCTCCAACCTGTCGATCGTCTCCTTCCCGGCCCGGCTCGACGGCGGCGCACCCAAGTCCACCGAGATCGCACTGACCATCGCCGAACGGGCCCGGCTGGAGAAGGAAACGAAGCAGCTGCGGGGTCGGGCGCGGGCGCTCGAACGCTCCCGGCGGGCGACGAACGCCAAGCAGTACGGGTTGTCGGACAAGCAGGCCGCACGTGCCCAGCGCCGAGCCGAGAACGGCCTCGTGCCCAAGACGGTGACCGTTCCCGGTGGCATTCGCGCCGCACGCTCCGACGGCGTCCCGCAGCAGGCGTACCGTCGCGATCGCCTGTCCGCCAACTACCGTGAGAAGCGTGCCCGGCAGGCCGAGTGCACCGCATCGGTCGCCGTGCGCCGCCGCCACCGCGCCCGTCGAGTGGCCCGCGAGATCATCGCCGTCCATGGCCCTGTTCACGTGGTTGAGGACTGTGACATCCGGACCTGGTACCGGCTCTGGGGCAAACGCTTGTCTCAGACCGCACCCGGCATGCTGATCTCCACGCTCAAGGCGGAGTGCGAGGCTGCCGGCGGCAGGCTGGTCCGGGCCTCCACCTGGTCAACGGCCCTGTCCCAGTACTGCCTCTGTGGCGAACGCGTGAACAAGAAACTCCGCGACCGTGAGCACGAGTGCACCGCGTGCGGCCTCACCGGCAAGCGCGACCTCGTATCCGCAGCCCTCGCCGCTTTCGTCCGGTTCACCGACGTGGACGACCCGAAGACCGCGTACCTGGACACCGCGTTGTCCCGGCAAGCACGGATCACTTACGCAGAAGCGCTGGAAGAAGCGCTGCGGGAGTCAACCACACCGAGCCCGAACGCCCCTTGGGGTGCGGGACGCGTGGCAGTACCACGGCAACGTGGTGCCTCTGCTCCCCGAACCGCCGGACAGCGGAACCGAGCAACCCCGGATGAGACACGCCCCCGGCGTGACCACGCCGGAAAGCTCGGTCCCCGCACCGGCTGCGGCCCGCAGCTCACTCTCTGGTGA
- the tadA gene encoding tRNA adenosine(34) deaminase TadA: protein MRIAIAEADAAAPAGDVPVGAVVLGPDGTVLARAHNEREAVGDPTAHAEVLALRRAALATGEWRLTGCTLVVTLEPCVMCAGALVQSRVERVVFGALDEKAGAAGSLWDLVRDRRLNHRPEVIHGVLGEECAAQLTAFFRTR, encoded by the coding sequence ATGCGGATCGCCATCGCCGAGGCCGACGCGGCCGCGCCCGCCGGTGACGTACCGGTGGGCGCGGTCGTGCTCGGCCCCGACGGCACGGTCCTCGCCCGCGCGCACAACGAGCGGGAGGCGGTCGGCGACCCGACCGCGCACGCCGAGGTCCTCGCCCTGCGGCGGGCGGCCCTGGCGACCGGGGAGTGGCGCCTGACGGGCTGCACGCTCGTCGTCACCCTGGAGCCGTGCGTGATGTGCGCGGGCGCCCTCGTCCAGTCGCGGGTCGAGCGGGTGGTGTTCGGCGCGCTCGACGAGAAGGCGGGCGCGGCGGGCTCGCTCTGGGACCTCGTACGGGACCGTCGGCTGAACCACCGTCCCGAGGTCATCCACGGCGTGCTCGGCGAGGAGTGCGCGGCGCAGCTGACGGCCTTCTTCCGCACCCGCTGA
- a CDS encoding MDR family MFS transporter, whose amino-acid sequence MATTTPATGVRGGSARQGDTAAGGTGDGAPMTHRQIMEALSGLLLGMFVAILSSTIVSNALPQIITDLGGGQSAYTWVVTAALLAMTATTPLWGKLADLFSKKLLVQIALVVYVAGSVVAGLSQSTGMLIACRVVQGIGVGGLTALSQIILAAMIAPRERGRYSGYLGATFAVATVGGPLLGGVITDTEWLGWRWCFYVGVPFAIIALVVLQKTLNLPVVKRQVKVDWAGAFFISAAVSLLLVWVTFAGDKYDWMSWQTAAMVLGSIALGGIFVLVESKASEPIIPLRLFRNRTITLASLASLFVGVAMFAGTVFFSQYFQLARNESPTMSGVLTIPMIAGLFVSSTASGLIITKTGKWKAWLVAGGALAAGGLGMLGTIRYDTTYWHIAIFMAVLGLGLGMMMQNLVLCTQNQVAPADLGAASSVVTFFRSLGGAIGVSALGAVMAHRVTDYVKEGLAELGPKAAGAMAQGGSGGGIPDMDKLPVPIRTVMESAYGHGVGDVFLYSAPFALLAFVVTLFIKEVALKSSTATADDE is encoded by the coding sequence ATGGCTACCACCACACCTGCCACCGGTGTGCGCGGCGGGAGCGCCCGACAGGGGGACACCGCCGCCGGCGGCACCGGCGACGGCGCCCCGATGACCCACCGGCAGATCATGGAGGCACTGTCCGGGCTGCTGCTCGGCATGTTCGTCGCCATCCTGTCCTCGACGATCGTCTCCAACGCCCTCCCCCAGATCATCACCGACCTGGGCGGCGGCCAGTCCGCGTACACCTGGGTGGTCACGGCCGCGCTCCTGGCGATGACGGCGACCACCCCGCTCTGGGGCAAGCTCGCCGACCTCTTCTCCAAGAAGCTGCTCGTCCAGATAGCCCTGGTCGTCTACGTCGCGGGCTCGGTCGTCGCCGGGCTCTCGCAGAGCACCGGCATGCTCATCGCCTGCCGCGTCGTCCAGGGCATCGGCGTCGGTGGTCTGACCGCGCTCTCCCAGATCATCCTGGCCGCGATGATCGCCCCGCGTGAGCGCGGCCGGTACAGCGGCTACCTCGGCGCGACCTTCGCCGTCGCCACCGTCGGCGGCCCGCTGCTCGGCGGTGTCATCACGGACACCGAGTGGCTCGGCTGGCGCTGGTGCTTCTACGTCGGCGTGCCGTTCGCGATCATCGCGCTGGTCGTCCTGCAGAAGACCCTGAACCTCCCGGTCGTGAAGCGTCAGGTCAAGGTCGACTGGGCGGGCGCCTTCTTCATCAGCGCCGCCGTCTCCCTGCTCCTCGTCTGGGTCACCTTCGCGGGCGACAAGTACGACTGGATGTCCTGGCAGACCGCCGCCATGGTGCTCGGTTCGATCGCGCTCGGCGGGATCTTCGTGCTCGTCGAGTCGAAGGCGAGCGAGCCGATCATCCCGCTCCGCCTCTTCCGCAACCGCACGATCACCCTGGCCTCGCTCGCCTCGCTCTTCGTGGGCGTCGCGATGTTCGCCGGCACGGTCTTCTTCAGCCAGTACTTCCAGCTGGCGCGGAACGAGTCGCCGACGATGTCCGGCGTCCTCACCATCCCGATGATCGCGGGCCTGTTCGTCTCCTCCACCGCCTCCGGCCTGATCATCACGAAGACCGGCAAGTGGAAGGCGTGGCTGGTCGCCGGTGGCGCCCTGGCCGCCGGCGGGCTCGGGATGCTCGGCACGATCCGCTACGACACGACGTACTGGCACATCGCGATCTTCATGGCGGTCCTCGGCCTCGGCCTCGGCATGATGATGCAGAACCTCGTGCTCTGCACCCAGAACCAGGTGGCCCCCGCCGACCTCGGCGCCGCCTCCTCCGTCGTCACCTTCTTCCGCTCCCTCGGCGGTGCGATCGGCGTCTCGGCGCTGGGCGCGGTCATGGCCCACCGGGTCACGGACTACGTCAAGGAGGGCCTGGCCGAGCTCGGTCCGAAGGCCGCGGGCGCCATGGCCCAGGGCGGCTCCGGTGGTGGGATCCCGGACATGGACAAGCTGCCGGTC
- a CDS encoding proprotein convertase P-domain-containing protein: MRPAWVLAAAVSAALLFSAIPAHSAAPLSDDLTPTADGPVPSALFDQAATAGTVRVNVVTDLRTDLAAASDAGSTVVSYDTLPMVTLKVDTAGLQELNAQPGVVSVAEDVPVPPSLNESTVKIGSDRTAAAGKTGAGTAIAILDTGVATHHPFFGGRVTTEACFSVNDEAYGATSLCPNGTGFQEGTGSADADAGLCATLGSACSHGTHVAGIAAGDGTGITGAPARGVAPGADIIALQVFSYIDSEAYCGAGRSPCVLSFTSSQIKALEKVQSLKQAGVDVVAANMSLGGRPVATACTGDPRLPVIDSLLAAGVATVAAAGNDGNTGAVSAPGCVPSAIAVGSTTDDDQLSSFSNRGPLLDLLAPGTGIVSSVPGGTYVGKNGTSMAAPHVAGAFAVLRQTFPTKTIAELEALLKTTGAPIAYTGATTPRIDVNAAVGGGTGTPKPEDPPAGKPLAHRFDNDVPVAIPDSPGTNVPGTPAHSPIVVTGHPEGAPSDLFVKVAYAHAWIGDVRLELVSPTGKTYLLKSANLNTGGTTYSGTFTVDATGQPSDGEWRVRATDIDDGSTGSLNTWSLTFPTPFKSSTVKTIPDTGSVTSDIAVSGITGNASGPLQVYADLTHGKIGDLSLTLTSPDSRTFTLKPYGSEAGGTLKTTYGIDATAATASGTWTLKVTDATGGSTGQLNGWSLTFPSYENQTVKQIPDVNYEEIWTRTAALTGNGSARTQVYAHIEHANLANLKIDLVTPNGTLLPLKGSGSPQGPGVIKKTYLVDTSAHPANGTWKLRVDDVMSGNTGTIHTFVLRF, encoded by the coding sequence ATGAGACCCGCATGGGTTCTGGCCGCGGCCGTGTCGGCTGCCCTGCTGTTCAGCGCGATACCCGCGCACAGCGCCGCCCCCCTGTCCGACGACCTCACCCCCACCGCCGACGGCCCGGTTCCCTCGGCCCTCTTCGATCAGGCGGCCACCGCCGGCACCGTCCGCGTCAACGTCGTCACGGACCTGCGCACCGACCTGGCCGCCGCCTCCGACGCGGGTTCGACCGTCGTCTCGTACGACACCCTGCCGATGGTCACGCTCAAGGTCGACACCGCGGGCCTCCAGGAGCTCAACGCCCAACCCGGCGTCGTCAGCGTCGCCGAGGACGTCCCCGTCCCGCCCTCTCTGAACGAGTCGACCGTCAAGATCGGCAGCGACAGGACGGCCGCCGCCGGGAAGACCGGAGCCGGGACCGCCATCGCGATCCTCGACACCGGCGTCGCCACCCACCACCCCTTCTTCGGAGGCCGCGTCACCACCGAGGCCTGCTTCTCGGTCAACGACGAGGCGTACGGCGCCACGAGCCTCTGCCCCAACGGCACCGGCTTCCAGGAGGGCACCGGCAGCGCCGACGCGGACGCGGGCCTGTGCGCCACCCTGGGCTCCGCCTGCTCCCACGGCACCCACGTCGCGGGCATAGCCGCCGGCGACGGCACCGGCATCACCGGAGCGCCCGCCCGTGGCGTCGCGCCGGGCGCCGACATCATCGCCCTCCAGGTGTTCTCGTACATCGACTCCGAGGCGTACTGCGGCGCCGGAAGATCCCCCTGCGTCCTCAGCTTCACGAGCTCGCAGATCAAGGCCCTGGAGAAGGTCCAGTCCCTGAAGCAGGCGGGTGTCGACGTCGTCGCCGCCAACATGAGCCTCGGCGGCAGACCCGTCGCCACCGCCTGCACCGGCGACCCCCGCCTGCCGGTCATCGACAGTCTGCTCGCCGCGGGTGTCGCCACCGTCGCCGCGGCCGGAAACGACGGCAACACCGGAGCGGTCTCCGCTCCCGGCTGCGTCCCCTCCGCCATCGCCGTCGGCTCCACCACCGACGACGACCAGCTGTCCAGCTTCTCCAACCGGGGTCCGCTGCTCGACCTCCTCGCCCCCGGCACCGGCATCGTCTCCTCGGTGCCCGGTGGCACGTACGTGGGCAAGAACGGCACCTCCATGGCCGCCCCGCACGTCGCCGGCGCCTTCGCCGTCCTCCGACAGACCTTCCCCACCAAGACGATCGCCGAGCTCGAAGCGCTCCTGAAGACCACCGGCGCGCCCATCGCCTACACCGGCGCCACCACGCCCCGTATCGACGTCAACGCCGCCGTGGGCGGCGGCACCGGCACACCCAAGCCGGAGGACCCGCCGGCCGGCAAGCCCCTGGCCCACCGCTTCGACAACGACGTGCCGGTGGCCATCCCCGACAGCCCGGGCACGAACGTCCCCGGCACCCCCGCCCACTCCCCGATCGTGGTCACCGGACACCCGGAGGGCGCACCGAGCGACCTCTTCGTCAAGGTCGCCTACGCCCACGCCTGGATCGGCGACGTCCGCCTCGAACTCGTCTCCCCGACGGGCAAGACGTACCTGCTCAAGAGCGCGAACCTGAACACCGGCGGCACCACCTACTCCGGCACCTTCACCGTCGACGCCACCGGGCAGCCCTCCGACGGTGAGTGGCGTGTGCGTGCCACCGACATCGACGACGGCTCCACCGGAAGCCTCAACACCTGGTCGCTGACGTTCCCCACCCCGTTCAAGAGCAGCACGGTCAAGACGATCCCCGACACGGGCTCCGTCACCTCGGACATCGCCGTCTCGGGCATCACCGGCAACGCCTCCGGCCCCTTGCAGGTGTACGCCGACCTCACCCACGGCAAGATCGGCGACCTGTCCCTGACCCTGACCAGCCCCGACAGCAGGACCTTCACCCTCAAGCCCTACGGCTCCGAGGCCGGCGGCACGCTGAAGACCACGTACGGCATCGACGCCACCGCCGCGACGGCCTCCGGCACCTGGACCCTGAAGGTCACCGATGCGACCGGCGGCTCCACCGGACAGCTCAACGGCTGGTCGCTCACGTTCCCGTCCTACGAGAACCAGACGGTCAAGCAGATCCCCGACGTCAACTACGAGGAGATCTGGACCAGGACCGCCGCCCTGACCGGCAACGGCTCGGCCCGCACGCAGGTCTACGCCCACATCGAGCACGCCAACCTCGCCAACCTCAAGATCGACCTGGTCACCCCGAACGGCACGCTGCTGCCGCTCAAGGGCTCCGGTTCGCCCCAGGGGCCGGGCGTGATCAAGAAGACGTACCTCGTCGACACCAGCGCCCATCCGGCCAACGGCACATGGAAACTCCGCGTCGACGACGTCATGTCCGGCAACACGGGCACCATCCACACCTTCGTCCTGAGGTTCTGA
- the upp gene encoding uracil phosphoribosyltransferase has translation MRLHVVDHPLVAHKLTTLRDKRTDSATFRRLSDELVTLLAYEATRDVRTEQVDIETPVTPTTGVKLSYPRPLVVPILRAGLGMLDGMVRLLPTAEVGFLGMIRNEETLEASTYATRMPEDLSGRQVYVLDPMLATGGTLVAAIRELIRRGADDVTAVVLLAAPEGVEVMERELAGTPVTVVTASVDERLNENGYIVPGLGDAGDRMYGSAE, from the coding sequence ATGCGTCTCCACGTCGTCGACCACCCTCTGGTCGCCCACAAGCTCACCACCCTGCGCGACAAGCGCACGGACTCCGCGACCTTCCGCCGTCTCTCCGACGAGCTGGTCACCCTGCTCGCCTACGAGGCGACCAGGGACGTGCGGACCGAGCAGGTCGACATCGAGACCCCCGTCACGCCGACGACCGGTGTGAAGCTCTCGTACCCGCGTCCGCTGGTGGTCCCGATCCTGCGCGCCGGGCTCGGCATGCTCGACGGAATGGTCCGCCTGCTCCCGACGGCCGAGGTCGGCTTCCTGGGCATGATCCGCAACGAGGAGACGCTGGAGGCGTCGACCTACGCCACGCGGATGCCGGAGGACCTCTCGGGCCGCCAGGTGTACGTCCTGGACCCGATGCTGGCGACCGGCGGCACGCTGGTCGCGGCGATCCGGGAGCTGATCCGGCGCGGCGCCGACGACGTGACCGCGGTCGTGCTCCTCGCCGCCCCGGAGGGCGTCGAGGTCATGGAGCGCGAGCTTGCGGGCACCCCGGTGACCGTCGTGACCGCCTCGGTCGACGAGCGTCTCAACGAGAACGGCTACATCGTCCCGGGCCTGGGCGACGCGGGTGACCGCATGTACGGCTCCGCCGAATAA
- a CDS encoding MarR family winged helix-turn-helix transcriptional regulator, whose product MDQSDRGRRYENLARQVSAIGAVKRGLTRTLPAECPGGSAIVLALLHHHGDMRIGRVSELMAVDMSVSSRHVAHTVDRGWVERLPDPADKRSRILHLTPAGESMLAVLDRRLTDMLARTLAEWSDDDVELLTDLLARLRDSFGDCRAHHA is encoded by the coding sequence ATGGACCAGTCGGACAGGGGCAGGCGCTACGAGAACCTCGCCCGCCAGGTGAGCGCGATCGGAGCGGTGAAACGCGGACTCACGCGGACCCTGCCCGCCGAGTGCCCCGGCGGATCCGCGATCGTCCTCGCCCTGCTCCACCACCACGGAGACATGCGGATCGGCCGCGTGTCCGAACTGATGGCCGTCGACATGTCGGTCAGCAGCCGTCATGTCGCCCACACCGTGGACCGCGGCTGGGTCGAGCGACTGCCCGACCCCGCCGACAAGCGCTCCCGCATCCTGCACCTGACCCCCGCGGGCGAGTCCATGCTCGCCGTCCTCGACCGACGGCTGACGGACATGCTCGCCCGCACCCTCGCCGAGTGGTCCGACGACGACGTCGAACTCCTCACCGACCTGCTCGCCCGCCTCCGCGACTCCTTCGGGGACTGCCGGGCCCACCACGCTTGA
- a CDS encoding RNA polymerase sigma factor SigF → MPASTAPQVPPQHEAGGTETPRPRPQSTRGADTRALTQVLFGQLKHLEPGTPEHHRVRGALIEANLPLVRYAAARFRSRNEPMEDVVQVGTIGLINAIDRFDPDRGVQFPTFAMPTVVGEIKRYFRDNVRTVHVPRRLHELWVQVNGATEDLTTAHGRSPTTAEIAERLRIGEDEVLACIEAGRSYHATSLEAAQEGDGLPGLLDRLGYEDPALAGVEHRDLVRHLLVQLPEREQRILMLRYYNNLTQSQISQELGVSQMHVSRLLARSFARLRSANRIEA, encoded by the coding sequence GTGCCGGCCAGTACAGCGCCTCAGGTCCCGCCCCAGCACGAGGCAGGCGGGACGGAGACCCCGCGCCCCCGCCCCCAGAGCACGCGCGGTGCCGACACCCGGGCCCTCACGCAGGTGCTCTTCGGGCAGCTCAAGCACCTGGAACCGGGCACTCCCGAGCACCACCGGGTGCGCGGGGCCCTCATCGAGGCCAACCTGCCGCTCGTGCGGTACGCGGCGGCCCGGTTCCGCTCGCGCAACGAACCGATGGAGGACGTCGTCCAGGTCGGCACCATCGGCCTGATCAACGCCATCGACCGCTTCGACCCCGACCGGGGCGTGCAGTTCCCGACCTTCGCCATGCCGACGGTCGTCGGCGAGATCAAGCGGTACTTCCGCGACAACGTCCGGACCGTGCACGTGCCGCGCCGGCTGCACGAGCTGTGGGTCCAGGTGAACGGCGCCACCGAGGACCTGACGACGGCTCACGGCCGCTCCCCCACGACCGCGGAGATCGCCGAGCGGCTGCGGATCGGCGAGGACGAGGTGCTCGCCTGCATCGAGGCCGGGCGCTCGTACCACGCGACCTCCCTGGAGGCGGCACAGGAGGGCGACGGGCTGCCCGGACTGCTCGACCGTCTCGGGTACGAGGACCCCGCGCTCGCCGGGGTCGAGCACCGCGACCTCGTCCGGCACCTGCTCGTCCAGCTGCCCGAGCGCGAGCAGCGGATCCTGATGCTGCGCTACTACAACAACTTGACGCAATCTCAGATCAGCCAGGAACTCGGCGTCTCCCAGATGCATGTGTCAAGGCTCCTCGCCCGCAGTTTCGCGCGTTTGAGATCCGCAAACAGAATCGAGGCGTAA
- a CDS encoding Dabb family protein encodes MIRHLVLFKLNEGVERDEPRVVAGVEAFRALGGQIPELRFWECDWNITDRPIAYDFAINSAVEDTDALQRYLEHPAHQAGVAQWREFATWVIADYAF; translated from the coding sequence GTGATCCGCCATCTGGTCCTCTTCAAGCTCAACGAGGGTGTCGAGCGCGACGAGCCGCGCGTCGTCGCCGGCGTCGAGGCGTTCCGCGCGCTCGGCGGGCAGATCCCGGAGCTGAGGTTCTGGGAGTGCGACTGGAACATCACCGACCGGCCGATCGCGTACGACTTCGCCATCAACTCGGCCGTCGAGGACACGGACGCCCTCCAGCGCTACCTGGAGCACCCCGCACACCAGGCGGGCGTCGCCCAATGGCGCGAGTTCGCCACCTGGGTGATCGCCGACTACGCGTTCTGA
- a CDS encoding type II toxin-antitoxin system VapB family antitoxin gives MIFKRIGNGKPYPDHGRESTRQWADVAPRPVRLDQLVTTKGQLDLETLLAEDSTFYGDLFAHVVKWRGDLYLEDGLHRAVRAALQQRQVLHARVLEMD, from the coding sequence GTGATCTTCAAGCGCATCGGAAACGGAAAGCCGTATCCCGACCACGGCCGGGAAAGCACCCGGCAGTGGGCGGACGTCGCGCCGCGCCCGGTCCGCCTCGATCAGCTGGTCACCACCAAGGGCCAGCTGGACCTGGAGACGCTGCTCGCCGAGGACTCCACCTTCTACGGCGACCTCTTCGCGCACGTCGTGAAGTGGCGCGGCGATCTCTACCTCGAGGACGGACTGCACCGCGCCGTCCGCGCGGCACTCCAGCAGCGCCAGGTGCTGCACGCCCGCGTCCTCGAAATGGACTGA
- a CDS encoding LytR C-terminal domain-containing protein: MSMLTPPGMGGKYRITGDVYPRMRRPHRRRRIVLAAAAAVVVLGAAGWGTLQLVDVFSGDEGTKTTAGKQADCKPVAKATTPPAAALPKPGQITVNVYNATPRSGLAKTTADELKKRGFKIGKVGNAPAAFDKKVPGAGLLLGAPTATKGAFPVLGTQLTGATTKTDTRGTADVDLIIGNAFKTLSPKTTADAALVALTKPAPVPTGKC; this comes from the coding sequence ATGAGCATGCTCACTCCCCCCGGCATGGGCGGAAAGTACCGCATCACGGGGGATGTCTACCCGCGCATGCGCCGCCCCCACCGCAGGCGCAGGATCGTCCTCGCGGCCGCGGCCGCCGTGGTCGTGCTCGGCGCCGCCGGCTGGGGGACACTCCAGCTCGTCGACGTCTTCTCGGGCGACGAGGGCACGAAGACGACGGCCGGGAAGCAGGCCGACTGCAAGCCCGTCGCCAAGGCGACGACCCCGCCTGCCGCCGCCCTCCCGAAGCCCGGACAGATCACGGTCAACGTCTACAACGCGACCCCGCGCAGCGGTCTCGCGAAGACGACCGCGGACGAGCTCAAGAAGCGCGGCTTCAAGATCGGCAAGGTGGGGAACGCCCCCGCCGCCTTCGACAAGAAGGTCCCCGGCGCGGGGCTGCTGCTCGGCGCGCCCACGGCCACCAAGGGCGCCTTCCCGGTCCTCGGCACCCAGCTCACGGGCGCCACGACCAAGACGGACACCCGGGGCACGGCGGACGTGGACCTGATCATCGGGAACGCGTTCAAGACGCTGTCCCCGAAGACGACGGCGGACGCGGCCCTGGTCGCCCTGACCAAGCCCGCGCCCGTACCGACCGGAAAGTGCTGA
- a CDS encoding RNA polymerase sigma factor SigF — MSTELGSSKVLTLTPVPVPTQTTAPTAAESAEATPPPPVVVPSGALDTRTLSRSLFLRLRALDDEGVAADSPERTYVRDTLIELNLPLVRYASARFRSRNEPMEDIVQVGTIGLIKAIDRFDCERGVEFPTFAMPTVVGEIKRFFRDTSWSVRVPRRLQELRLALTKASDELAQKLDRSPTVPELAVVLGVSEEDVVDGLAVGNAYTASSLDSPSPEDDGGEGSLADRLGYEDTALEGVEYRESLKPLLAKLPPRERQIIMLRFFANMTQSQIGEEVGISQMHVSRLLTRTLAQLREGLIAD; from the coding sequence ATGTCCACAGAACTGGGCAGCTCGAAGGTGCTCACGCTCACGCCCGTTCCCGTGCCCACGCAGACGACGGCTCCGACCGCGGCCGAGAGCGCGGAGGCCACGCCTCCGCCGCCCGTGGTCGTCCCGTCCGGAGCCCTCGACACCCGCACCCTCTCGCGCTCCCTGTTCCTGCGGCTGCGCGCCCTCGACGACGAAGGCGTGGCCGCCGACAGCCCCGAGCGGACCTATGTCCGCGACACCCTCATCGAGCTCAACCTCCCCCTCGTGCGGTACGCGTCGGCCCGCTTCCGCTCCCGCAACGAGCCGATGGAGGACATCGTCCAGGTCGGCACCATCGGCCTGATCAAGGCGATCGACCGCTTCGACTGCGAACGGGGCGTGGAGTTCCCGACGTTCGCCATGCCGACGGTCGTCGGCGAGATCAAGCGCTTCTTCCGTGACACCTCCTGGTCGGTGCGCGTGCCGCGCCGGCTCCAGGAGCTGCGGCTCGCCCTCACCAAGGCCAGCGACGAGCTCGCCCAGAAGCTCGACCGCTCCCCCACCGTGCCCGAACTCGCCGTGGTGCTCGGGGTGTCGGAGGAGGACGTCGTCGACGGCCTCGCGGTGGGCAACGCGTACACCGCCTCATCGCTCGACTCCCCCTCGCCCGAGGACGACGGCGGCGAGGGCTCGCTCGCCGACCGCCTCGGCTACGAGGACACCGCGCTCGAAGGCGTCGAGTACCGCGAGTCGCTCAAGCCGCTGCTCGCCAAACTCCCGCCCCGGGAGCGGCAGATCATCATGCTGCGCTTCTTCGCCAACATGACCCAGTCGCAGATCGGCGAGGAGGTCGGCATCTCCCAGATGCACGTCTCGCGACTGCTCACCCGCACCCTCGCCCAGCTGCGGGAAGGCCTCATCGCGGACTGA